One window of Podarcis raffonei isolate rPodRaf1 chromosome 15, rPodRaf1.pri, whole genome shotgun sequence genomic DNA carries:
- the SPATA19 gene encoding spermatogenesis-associated protein 19, mitochondrial, which translates to MIITTWGAYILFRRASRTPFPADDAPADNIVEPEIEYVLEHWLKKIEEDAVKIFRQKSENRSDCQVEGIRTFPSVGLDLAAARSKPETWETFEDRRPPRECSSTILSSSSSLDLTDDRTRIQFVRWSHTRVYHVTSDMRKDAMQERLDKVSNSVSRVMFQAVTDLDSGPSDTNLHFSMPAY; encoded by the exons ATGATCATTACCACATGGGGAGCGTACATCTTGTTCCGCAGGGCTTCTAGAACACCTTTCCCAGCTGACGATGCTCCA GCTGATAACATAGTTGAGCCAGAGATAGAGTATGTATTGGAGCATTGGCTGAAGAAG ATCGAAGAAGATGCTGTCAAGATCTTTAGGCAGAAGTCAGAAAACAGGTCGGACTGCCAGGTGGAAGGGATCAGAACTTTTCCTTCAGTTGGCCTAGATTTGGCAGCAGCAAGATCAAAACCAGAAACCTGGGAGACCTTTGAAGACAGGAGGCCACCAAGG GAGTGTTCCAGCACAATACTTTCATCCAGTTCCAGCCTGGACCTGACAGATGACAGGACAAGGATCCAGTTTGTCCGATGGAG TCACACCCGGGTGTATCATGTCACGAGCGATATGAGAAAGGATGCCATGCAAGAGAGGCTGGATAAAGTGAGCAATAG TGTCTCCAGAGTCATGTTCCAAGCTGTGACTGACCTGGACAGCGGCCCATCGGACACCAATCTCCACTTCTCAATGCCAGCGTATTAA